The following coding sequences lie in one Arachis hypogaea cultivar Tifrunner chromosome 9, arahy.Tifrunner.gnm2.J5K5, whole genome shotgun sequence genomic window:
- the LOC112711264 gene encoding protein SIEVE ELEMENT OCCLUSION B, protein MAMSNADSSGTTTLISSSQGGSTAITSIQQQSATTNMGGQQKIHLPNPFDLTDSQILDRVYLTHVNDDEICNTSILFGLVSNLILQGSYSTISTVSFKPEFPTLKLVSCQMIGTKHGPQCVHQTALWILQHLRCYSWDAKALITLAAFSLEYGNFILLSRTPTQDIVGSSLRQLNQIQERKVSSEITELLSFIVKAFHHIKVWATWSSEGYDPEEVPTLTEALQEVPLVVYWTIASIVASTGNLLAFTEYSLSEFRERLAAVVKKLADHLEICKLEIGYIDDYLSRRRIFEKPKDIVDLLKALILPNNGAQVPQIYQGSIQIKQGLEVFKEKHVLLFISSLYSIGDEIMLLNCLHDRLQESPKEWKGFKKEDFKILWIPIVEWDEAKREQFKTWKNSIKWYAVECYSELPGGRIISEPEGLNYMGKPILPVYNPQGYKANEDAMGLIFQWGIDAFPFRKTDAADLILKWKWLWDIIRKVAPGLQVQGDRYLFIFGGSNKKWIQDFTLEVEKVKRHESVKRADVIIDKYELGSSVPSFWIGIERMRQNKKHQEAVDCEIQGIAKSLFCLKRDPEGWAILTKGQNIKLLGHGEAMYRTLAEFQSWKDKVFEKEGFDIAFKEYYDVKVKEIADRQPCSIVNVDSSNYGSSVIATITCPNPTCGRVMEVTSVNYKCCHRDNNDSNYCGY, encoded by the exons ATGGCAATGTCCAACGCAGATTCAAGTGGCACCACTACTTTGATCTCATCATCCCAAGGTGGCAGTACTGCTATTACTTCTATCCAACAACAGAGTGCTACTACTAACATGGGAGGCCAACAGAAAATTCATCTTCCCAACCCTTTTGATCTCACTGACTCTCAGATCCTGGACAGAGTTTACCTCACCCACGTCAATGATGATGAAATCTGCAATACCAGTATCCTCTTTGGTCTTGTGTCCAATCTTATACTTCAG GGTAGTTATTCAACAATATCCACGGTCAGTTTCAAACCAGAATTTCCTACCCTGAAGCTGGTTTCTTGTCAG ATGATAGGCACAAAACATGGACCCCAATGCGTGCACCAAACAGCACTATGGATTCTCCAACACCTAAGGTGCTATTCTTGGGACGCAAAGGCGTTGATAACTCTGGCGGCGTTTTCTTTGGAGTATGGGAACTTCATTCTGCTTTCTAGGACTCCAACACAAGACATAGTTGGAAGCTCACTGAGACAGCTGaatcaaatccaagagaggaaggTTTCAAGTGAGATAACAGAGCTGCTGAGTTTCATAGTGAAGGCCTTTCACCACATCAAAGTGTGGGCAACCTGGTCTTCTGAAGGCTATGATCCTGAGGAGGTCCCTACCTTGACTGAAGCCTTGCAAGAGGTCCCTCTTGTTGTGTACTGGACTATTGCTTCCATTGTTGCTTCCACAGGCAACCTCCTCGCCTTCAC AGAATATAGCTTATCGGAATTCAGAGAGAGGCTTGCGGCTGTTGTAAAGAAGTTGGCGGATCATTTGGAAATTTGCAAGCTCGAAATTG GGTACATAGACGATTACTTGAGCCGTAGAAGAATCTTTGAGAAGCCTAAAGatatagtagatcttttgaaggCTTTGATCCTCCCAAATAATGGAGCTCAAGTTCCCCAAATATATCAAGGCAGCATCCAAATCAAACAg GGTCTTGAAGTGTTCAAGGAGAAACATGTGTTACTCTTCATTTCGAGCCTGTACAGCATAGGAGACGAGATCATGCTGTTGAATTGTCTCCACGATAGGCTGCAGGAAAGTCCAAAGGAATGGAAAGGGTTTAAGAAAGAAGATTTCAAGATTCTGTGGATCCCAATTGTGGAGTGGGACGAAGCCAAAAGGGAACAGTTCAAGACATGGAAGAACAGCATCAAGTGGTATGCAGTGGAGTGCTACTCGGAGTTGCCAGGTGGCAGGATAATAAGTGAGCCTGAAGGGTTGAATTACATGGGTAAGCCTATTCTGCCTGTGTACAATCCTCAAGGTTACAAAGCAAATGAAGATGCAATGGGTTTGATCTTTCAATGGGGGATCGACGCATTCCCTTTCAGGAAAACTGATGCTGCTGATCTTATTCTCAAATGGAAGTGGCTTTGGGACATCATAAGAAAAGTTGCTCCCGGACTGCAG GTGCAAGGGGACAGATACTTATTCATCTTTGGTGGCAGCAACAAGAAGTGGATCCAAGACTTCACACTTGAAGTGGAGAAAGTGAAGAGACACGAGAGTGTGAAGCGTGCAGACGTGATAATAGACAAGTATGAACTGGGAAGCAGTGTTCCAAGCTTCTGGATTGGAATAGAAAGAATGAGGCAGAACAAGAAGCACCAAGAGGCGGTTGATTGTGAGATCCAAGGGATCGCGAAGAGCTTGTTCTGCCTCAAAAGAGATCCAGAGGGCTGGGCCATTCTTACCAAAGGGCAGAACATCAAGCTTCTCGGCCACGGCGAAGCCATGTATCGAACTCTGGCCGAGTTTCAGAGCTGGAAGGACAAGGTGTTTGAGAAAGAAGGGTTTGACATTGCATTCAAG